A genome region from Candidatus Manganitrophus noduliformans includes the following:
- the metG gene encoding methionine--tRNA ligase: protein MTSKEKFYLTTPIYYVNDEPHIGHAYTTIAADVLARYHRLLGHDVFFLTGTDEHGQKVAQAAAKRNVPPQQHADETVVRFQALWKKLGISNDDFVRTTEDRHKRVVQAVLQELQDKKELYTGSYEGWYCLPDERFWTEKDLVDGKCPDCGRPVEHLSEQNYFFKMGQYQDRLRQYIRDHPDFIRPESRRNEVLGFLEKPLTDLSISRPKSRLPWGIEFPFDPNYVTYVWIDALVNYISIPGYATDPARFQKWWPADLHLVGKDILTTHAVYWSTILMALGLPLPKTLFAHGWWTLNAQKMSKSLGNVVHPGDVIEKYGVDPFRYFLFREVPFGQDGDFSETALINRINSDLANDLGNLLSRTLTMLERYTGGRTPPAHEGKQAEDLDLRRKMEALPARVDVLLARLEFQKVLIEIWDAVNQANRYIEGAAPWVLAKDPAKAERLQTVLYHTAEALRIVTLFVSPFMPATALEMARQMGLPSLFEGISLKEAAQWGRLPAEQPIAKGKSLFPRIEKKTEKTLEKEPTAAAPTPTEKAPAEKKSAPASPAGFKPAIPYDDFAKIDLRVAVILAAEKVSGSKKLLKLRVTLGSEERQVVAGIGTKYAPEALIGKRIVLVANLQPAKIMGVESQGMLLAAGAEEVLELATFLEEIPPGTRIK, encoded by the coding sequence ATGACCTCGAAAGAAAAGTTCTACCTGACCACTCCGATCTATTATGTGAACGACGAGCCCCACATCGGCCATGCCTACACCACGATCGCCGCCGACGTCCTCGCCCGCTACCACCGGCTGCTTGGACATGATGTCTTCTTTCTCACCGGCACCGACGAGCATGGGCAGAAGGTGGCGCAGGCCGCGGCGAAGCGGAACGTCCCCCCGCAGCAGCATGCCGACGAGACGGTCGTTCGCTTTCAAGCGCTCTGGAAGAAGCTCGGCATCTCCAACGACGATTTCGTCCGTACAACCGAAGACCGGCACAAGCGGGTCGTCCAGGCCGTTCTCCAAGAACTTCAAGACAAGAAGGAACTCTACACCGGCAGCTATGAGGGATGGTACTGTCTCCCCGACGAGCGGTTCTGGACCGAGAAAGATCTGGTCGACGGGAAGTGCCCCGACTGCGGCCGGCCGGTGGAGCATCTTTCGGAGCAGAACTACTTCTTCAAGATGGGACAATACCAAGACAGACTCCGGCAATACATTCGCGATCATCCCGACTTCATCCGTCCGGAGAGCCGCCGCAACGAGGTCTTGGGATTTTTGGAAAAACCGCTCACCGATCTCTCCATCTCGCGCCCCAAGAGCCGCCTCCCGTGGGGAATCGAATTTCCGTTCGATCCGAACTATGTCACCTACGTCTGGATCGACGCGCTCGTCAACTACATCTCGATCCCCGGCTACGCCACCGATCCGGCCCGTTTTCAAAAATGGTGGCCGGCCGATTTGCATCTCGTCGGAAAAGATATCCTGACGACCCACGCCGTCTACTGGTCGACAATCTTGATGGCGCTCGGCCTCCCGCTGCCGAAGACCCTCTTCGCGCACGGCTGGTGGACGCTCAATGCGCAGAAGATGTCGAAGAGCCTCGGCAACGTCGTTCATCCCGGCGACGTCATCGAAAAGTACGGCGTCGATCCGTTCCGCTATTTTCTCTTCCGGGAAGTTCCCTTCGGCCAAGACGGCGACTTCTCCGAGACGGCGCTGATCAACCGGATCAACAGCGATCTCGCGAACGACCTCGGCAATCTCCTCTCGCGAACGCTGACGATGCTGGAGCGCTACACCGGCGGCCGCACCCCCCCCGCGCACGAGGGGAAGCAGGCGGAAGATCTCGATCTGCGCCGAAAGATGGAGGCGCTGCCGGCGCGGGTCGATGTGCTGCTGGCGCGGCTGGAATTTCAGAAGGTGTTGATCGAGATCTGGGACGCGGTCAATCAGGCGAACCGGTATATCGAGGGGGCTGCGCCGTGGGTCCTGGCGAAAGATCCCGCCAAGGCGGAGCGGTTGCAGACGGTCCTCTACCATACGGCCGAGGCGCTTCGCATCGTCACCCTCTTCGTCTCTCCATTCATGCCGGCGACAGCCTTGGAGATGGCGCGGCAGATGGGGCTTCCCTCTCTCTTCGAGGGGATCTCTCTGAAGGAGGCGGCGCAATGGGGCCGGCTGCCGGCCGAGCAGCCGATCGCCAAGGGAAAGTCGCTCTTTCCACGCATCGAAAAAAAGACGGAGAAGACATTGGAGAAAGAACCGACCGCCGCCGCTCCCACCCCCACTGAAAAAGCCCCTGCCGAGAAAAAGAGTGCCCCGGCCTCCCCGGCCGGTTTTAAGCCCGCCATTCCCTACGATGACTTCGCCAAGATCGATCTGCGCGTGGCGGTGATTCTCGCCGCCGAGAAGGTCTCCGGATCGAAGAAGCTGCTCAAGCTGCGCGTGACGCTCGGCTCGGAGGAGCGGCAGGTCGTCGCCGGCATCGGGACGAAGTATGCGCCGGAGGCGCTGATCGGAAAGCGGATTGTGCTGGTGGCGAATCTTCAGCCGGCGAAGATTATGGGGGTGGAGTCGCAGGGGATGCTGCTAGCGGCGGGGGCGGAGGAGGTTTTGGAACTGGCGACCTTTCTCGAAGAGATCCCGCCGGGGACGCGGATTAAGTAG
- the holB gene encoding DNA polymerase III subunit delta', with product MTISGSPDKPAFQGGFRDIIGHPRALDILQSMLLSEEVPHALLFMGEAGIGKRTVALTFAQTLLCHERQMPEGESEGWIEPCNRCLSCQKFAAQNHPDLTIIEPEGASIKIEQVRALQDKIIYKPLDGPKRIVIIDPADKMNAAAANGLLKTLEEPPSHAILILVTSKPFSLPETILSRCQKISFYPLSLSQVERLLTERKGCSTQEARLIASLTGGDLGEALSLEIEGARELEAALYTLVSETTLNDYDALFDAATAHSRDEAVMAQSLHYLSAWFRDVLVLQSVPNPEILDPSWLVYSWRHEEIRRWATRMNSHEVGSFLADIQEIYQAQVRNVNRQLALETLLMQLRDKVLSQKQKASG from the coding sequence ATGACTATTTCCGGGTCCCCTGACAAGCCCGCTTTTCAGGGTGGCTTTCGTGATATTATCGGGCACCCGCGGGCGCTCGATATTCTGCAATCGATGCTCCTCTCCGAGGAGGTCCCCCATGCCCTCCTCTTTATGGGGGAGGCGGGGATCGGCAAGCGCACCGTCGCCCTCACCTTCGCGCAGACGCTCCTCTGCCACGAGCGGCAGATGCCGGAGGGGGAATCGGAAGGGTGGATCGAGCCGTGCAATCGATGCCTCTCCTGCCAGAAATTCGCCGCGCAGAACCATCCCGACTTGACGATCATCGAACCGGAAGGAGCCTCGATTAAGATCGAGCAGGTCCGCGCCCTGCAGGATAAAATCATTTACAAGCCGCTCGACGGGCCGAAGCGGATCGTCATCATCGACCCGGCCGACAAGATGAACGCCGCCGCCGCGAACGGCCTTTTGAAAACCTTGGAAGAGCCGCCGAGCCATGCCATCCTGATCTTGGTCACCTCGAAACCTTTTTCCCTTCCGGAGACGATCCTCTCCCGCTGCCAAAAAATTTCCTTCTATCCCCTCTCCCTCTCGCAGGTGGAGCGCCTTTTGACCGAGCGGAAAGGATGCTCGACGCAGGAAGCCCGGTTGATCGCTTCCCTCACCGGCGGCGATCTGGGGGAAGCGCTCTCGCTGGAGATCGAAGGGGCGCGGGAGCTCGAAGCGGCGCTCTACACCCTCGTCTCCGAGACGACCCTCAACGATTATGACGCGCTCTTCGATGCCGCCACCGCCCATTCCCGGGATGAAGCGGTCATGGCCCAATCGCTCCACTATCTCTCCGCCTGGTTCCGCGACGTCCTGGTGCTGCAATCGGTCCCGAACCCGGAAATCCTCGATCCCTCCTGGCTCGTCTACAGCTGGCGCCATGAGGAGATCCGGCGATGGGCGACGCGGATGAATTCACACGAAGTCGGATCGTTCCTGGCCGACATTCAAGAGATTTACCAGGCGCAGGTCCGCAACGTCAACCGCCAGCTCGCCCTCGAAACCCTCCTGATGCAATTAAGAGACAAAGTGCTGAGCCAAAAACAGAAGGCCTCCGGATGA
- the tmk gene encoding dTMP kinase: protein MKGHFITFEGVEGSGKTTQMAILGHALETRGYPVVRTREPGGTKIGDAIRSLILDSKNQMMDAKTEFLLYLASRAQHLKEVILPALAEGKVVLCDRFADATYAYQGYGRGLSKREIELIGRFVTGGLSPDLTLLLDIDVKKGLARLKGREEINRLDQEALQFHESVRKGYLNLAKRNPRRIRVIRTDAGVEEIAKKIKEAVDDYFRVP, encoded by the coding sequence ATGAAGGGGCATTTTATCACATTCGAAGGGGTCGAAGGGAGCGGGAAAACCACGCAAATGGCGATCCTCGGCCACGCCCTCGAAACACGAGGATACCCCGTCGTTCGGACGCGCGAGCCGGGCGGCACCAAGATCGGCGACGCCATCCGCTCGCTCATTCTCGACTCCAAAAATCAGATGATGGACGCCAAAACCGAGTTCTTGCTCTACCTCGCCAGCCGCGCGCAGCATCTGAAAGAGGTGATTCTCCCCGCCCTGGCGGAGGGGAAGGTCGTCCTTTGCGATCGATTCGCCGACGCCACCTATGCCTACCAGGGATACGGCCGGGGCCTTTCGAAGCGGGAGATCGAGCTGATCGGCCGCTTCGTCACGGGGGGGCTCTCCCCCGATCTGACCCTGCTGCTCGATATCGATGTCAAAAAAGGTCTCGCCCGATTGAAGGGACGAGAGGAAATCAACCGGCTCGACCAGGAAGCGCTTCAGTTTCATGAATCGGTCCGAAAAGGCTATCTCAATCTGGCCAAAAGAAATCCGCGCCGCATCCGGGTGATCCGGACCGACGCCGGTGTCGAAGAGATCGCAAAAAAAATTAAGGAGGCGGTGGATGACTATTTCCGGGTCCCCTGA
- a CDS encoding YheT family hydrolase: MQHDNFNPAWWCPGPHLQTVWRRLYGEIPTVTLRRERWETPDDDFLDLDFFDPDPAKEGVGPVPTVLCLHGLEGSSRAKYILGMLREANRLGWRGAALNFRSCSGEINRQRRFYHSGETTDIDWVVRRLIERFPGSPFFLIGFSLGGNVLLKWLGEQGEKAPDPVRGAAAISVPFDLAEAARNIDRGFSRIYGKVFLRTLKEKALIKERQYPGLVDPARLRRIASFAAFDDQVTAPVHGFRDGVDYWTSTSSKKFLDAIRRPVLLINAQNDPFLPRECLPFKVVAQSKWLTADFPPSGGHTGFVGGSSPWKVRYWTEARAFAFLSAVRDRS; the protein is encoded by the coding sequence ATGCAGCACGACAACTTTAACCCGGCCTGGTGGTGTCCCGGCCCGCATCTGCAGACCGTCTGGCGGCGGCTCTATGGGGAGATTCCGACCGTCACCCTCCGGCGGGAGCGGTGGGAGACCCCCGATGATGACTTTCTCGATCTCGACTTCTTCGATCCCGATCCGGCGAAAGAAGGCGTCGGGCCGGTCCCGACCGTCTTGTGCCTCCATGGTCTGGAAGGCTCTTCCCGCGCGAAGTATATTCTCGGCATGCTCCGGGAGGCGAACCGGCTCGGCTGGCGGGGGGCGGCGCTGAATTTTCGGTCGTGCAGCGGGGAGATCAACCGGCAGCGGCGGTTTTACCATTCGGGGGAGACGACCGATATCGATTGGGTCGTCCGGCGGCTGATCGAACGCTTTCCGGGCTCTCCCTTCTTTCTGATCGGCTTCTCGCTCGGAGGAAACGTCCTCCTCAAATGGCTCGGCGAGCAGGGGGAGAAGGCCCCCGATCCGGTCCGGGGAGCGGCGGCGATCTCGGTGCCGTTCGATCTTGCCGAGGCGGCGCGGAACATCGACCGCGGATTCAGCCGGATTTACGGCAAGGTCTTCTTAAGAACGCTCAAGGAGAAGGCGTTGATCAAAGAGCGGCAATATCCCGGCCTGGTCGATCCGGCGCGGCTGCGGCGGATCGCCTCCTTCGCCGCGTTCGACGATCAGGTGACCGCGCCGGTCCATGGATTCCGGGACGGCGTCGATTATTGGACGAGCACCAGCTCGAAAAAGTTTCTCGATGCGATCCGCCGGCCGGTCCTCCTCATCAACGCCCAGAACGATCCCTTCCTGCCGCGGGAGTGTCTTCCTTTCAAAGTCGTCGCGCAGTCGAAATGGCTCACGGCCGATTTTCCTCCTTCCGGCGGCCACACCGGTTTCGTCGGAGGTTCCTCGCCCTGGAAGGTCCGTTATTGGACTGAAGCGCGCGCGTTTGCTTTTCTCTCGGCGGTGCGGGATCGCTCGTAA
- a CDS encoding amidohydrolase family protein, whose amino-acid sequence MRAIDMHVHPGTREYLVDAGGKYLSDALHYFHRHDAVVSIEEMAAYYRRLDMMGVLLAWDAETHTGLPPVTNDYVAGIVQKYPDVFIGFAGVDPWKGALAVRELERAVKALGLRGLKCHPIIQAFYPNDRKFYPLWECCEGLKIPLLLHTGTTGVGAGVPGGNGLKLKYARPIPCIDDIAADFPNLTIIGAHPSWPWQEEMLAIAVHKTNVYIDLSGWSPKYFPPSLVQHANSLLQDRVLFGSDYPFLTPERWIADFEKAGFKPAVWEKILFGNAKRLLGL is encoded by the coding sequence ATGCGGGCGATCGACATGCATGTCCATCCCGGGACCAGGGAGTATCTGGTCGATGCCGGGGGGAAATATCTTTCCGACGCGCTTCACTATTTTCACCGGCACGACGCCGTCGTGAGCATCGAGGAGATGGCGGCGTATTATCGCCGGCTCGACATGATGGGGGTGTTGCTCGCCTGGGATGCGGAGACGCATACCGGCTTGCCGCCGGTGACCAACGACTATGTTGCCGGCATCGTTCAGAAGTATCCCGACGTCTTCATCGGCTTTGCCGGCGTCGATCCCTGGAAAGGGGCCCTGGCGGTTCGCGAGTTGGAGCGGGCGGTCAAGGCGCTCGGGCTGCGCGGATTAAAATGCCATCCGATCATCCAGGCCTTTTATCCGAACGATCGGAAGTTTTATCCGCTCTGGGAATGCTGCGAAGGGCTGAAGATTCCGCTGCTCCTTCATACCGGGACGACCGGGGTCGGGGCGGGGGTCCCGGGGGGGAACGGCCTGAAGTTGAAATACGCCCGGCCGATTCCCTGCATCGACGATATCGCCGCCGATTTTCCCAACCTGACGATCATCGGAGCGCATCCTTCGTGGCCCTGGCAGGAGGAGATGCTGGCGATCGCCGTTCATAAGACGAACGTTTACATCGACCTCTCCGGCTGGTCTCCGAAGTATTTTCCCCCTTCGCTGGTGCAGCATGCCAACAGTCTGCTTCAAGATCGGGTCCTCTTCGGTTCCGATTACCCTTTTCTGACCCCCGAACGCTGGATCGCCGATTTCGAGAAGGCAGGGTTTAAACCGGCGGTGTGGGAGAAAATTCTTTTTGGAAATGCGAAAAGGCTGCTTGGGTTGTAG
- the glmU gene encoding bifunctional UDP-N-acetylglucosamine diphosphorylase/glucosamine-1-phosphate N-acetyltransferase GlmU, protein MKDGKKKGGHHPSAPRRNSRKRGIAAGKPGEFPRPSGERAAIVLAAGQGKRMKSKRAKVLHPLAGVPMLFYVLDLVKRLEIQRTFVIIGHRAEQVSEAVSSWGVTSLLQDPPLGTGHAVLQAKKALEDFSGSVLILSGDTPLLRPETVQRLWEVHQKERATMTLLTTRLANPHGYGRILRKKNGAISRIVEEKDATPAERSIQEINTGVYIIEAPFLFDGLGEVQPNNQQKEYYLTDLIGIAARRGERLAGAAADPDEVIGVNSRADLATAEGTLRKRIAARWMAEGVTILDPSHVRIDASVEIGRDVVIHPGVALEGKTKIGEDCVLHACRIENSRLGEHVVVKDYSVIEESEIESGASIGPFAHLRPGTVLRKGAKVGNFVEIKKSELGEGSKANHLSYIGDAVIGKEVNIGAGTITCNYDGEKKYQTIIEDEVFIGSDTQLVAPVRVGAGALIAAGSTITRDVPPEALAISRIRQENKEGWVRRRRKKRAE, encoded by the coding sequence ATGAAAGACGGAAAGAAAAAGGGGGGGCATCACCCTTCAGCGCCGCGACGAAACAGCCGAAAGAGAGGAATCGCTGCGGGTAAACCTGGGGAATTTCCGCGTCCCTCGGGCGAACGGGCGGCGATTGTTCTGGCGGCCGGCCAGGGAAAACGGATGAAGTCGAAGCGGGCGAAGGTCCTTCATCCCCTCGCCGGGGTGCCGATGCTCTTCTACGTTCTCGATCTGGTCAAGCGGCTGGAGATTCAGCGGACCTTCGTCATCATCGGCCATCGCGCGGAACAGGTCTCCGAGGCCGTTTCATCATGGGGAGTGACCTCCCTTCTTCAAGATCCCCCTCTGGGGACGGGGCATGCCGTTCTCCAGGCGAAGAAAGCGCTCGAAGACTTTTCCGGCTCGGTCTTGATCCTCAGCGGCGACACGCCGCTTCTGCGGCCGGAGACGGTGCAGCGGCTTTGGGAGGTTCATCAAAAGGAGCGGGCGACGATGACCCTTCTGACCACGCGCCTGGCGAACCCCCATGGGTACGGCCGCATCCTCCGAAAGAAAAACGGCGCGATCTCCAGGATCGTTGAAGAGAAAGATGCCACGCCGGCGGAGCGCTCGATCCAGGAGATCAACACCGGGGTCTACATCATCGAAGCGCCGTTTCTCTTCGATGGGCTCGGGGAAGTCCAGCCGAACAACCAGCAGAAGGAATACTATCTGACCGACCTGATCGGGATCGCCGCCCGCCGGGGGGAGCGGCTCGCGGGTGCTGCGGCCGATCCGGACGAGGTGATCGGGGTGAACAGCCGCGCCGATTTGGCGACGGCCGAGGGGACGCTCCGGAAGCGGATCGCCGCCCGCTGGATGGCCGAAGGGGTGACGATCCTCGATCCTTCCCACGTCCGGATCGACGCCTCGGTGGAGATCGGACGCGATGTGGTGATCCATCCCGGCGTCGCTTTGGAGGGGAAGACGAAGATCGGTGAAGATTGCGTCCTGCACGCCTGCCGGATCGAGAACAGCCGCTTAGGAGAGCATGTCGTTGTGAAGGATTACAGCGTCATTGAAGAATCCGAGATCGAATCGGGCGCGTCGATCGGCCCCTTCGCCCATCTCCGGCCCGGAACGGTGCTTCGGAAGGGGGCCAAGGTCGGAAACTTCGTCGAGATCAAGAAGAGCGAGTTGGGGGAGGGTTCCAAGGCGAACCATCTCAGCTATATCGGGGACGCGGTGATCGGGAAAGAGGTCAACATCGGCGCGGGGACGATCACCTGCAACTACGACGGCGAAAAGAAATACCAGACGATCATCGAAGATGAAGTTTTTATCGGAAGCGACACGCAGCTGGTGGCGCCGGTCCGGGTCGGCGCTGGCGCGTTGATCGCCGCCGGCTCGACGATCACACGAGACGTCCCGCCGGAGGCGCTCGCGATTTCACGCATCCGGCAAGAAAATAAAGAAGGCTGGGTCCGTCGGAGAAGAAAAAAACGGGCGGAGTGA
- the glmS gene encoding glutamine--fructose-6-phosphate transaminase (isomerizing) produces the protein MCGIIGYIGEKNVVSILVDGLRRLEYRGYDSAGIAYFSDGALEVKRSVGKLAALESTLSGIPPKGYLGIGHTRWATHGKPSEQNAHPHRAGSLVVVHNGIIENYLSLKKGLQSEGRVFTSDTDTEVIVQLVDHLYQKGMPLEQAVRTAIEKMVGSYAICLISEKEPEKMIVFRSGCPLVIGVGDKEFFVASDIPAFLSHTREVIFLEDGELAVLSRNGAEISDLKGALLSKKSQHISWDPVMAEKGGYRHFMQKEIHEQPRAIVDTIRGRVAQEAGEVYLDEIGWSESDLQKFRRAILVGCGTSWHAALVGKFLIESLSHLPVEVDIASEFRYRNPRLLENDLLVAISQSGETADTLAALKEAKSKKARTLSICNVVGSSISREAETVFYTHAGPEISVASTKAFTTQLTALTLLAIYLGRKRGVLPEEEGKRLIHALVHLPKQIEELLRHEERIAAIAKHFFRHRDFLYLGRGIQYPVALEGALKLKEISYIHAEGYPAGEMKHGPIALIDENMPVVILAPKDDVYDKIVNNVMEVKARGGIIIAFAEEGDSELASLADEIFYVPKIHPHVSPILMTIPLQSLAYHIAVLRGSDVDQPRNLAKSVTVE, from the coding sequence ATGTGCGGCATCATCGGTTATATCGGGGAGAAAAACGTCGTGTCGATTCTGGTCGACGGGCTTCGGCGGTTGGAGTACCGGGGGTATGATTCGGCCGGGATCGCGTACTTCTCGGACGGGGCGTTGGAGGTGAAGCGGTCGGTCGGGAAACTCGCCGCGCTCGAATCGACCCTCTCGGGCATCCCGCCGAAGGGCTATTTAGGAATCGGCCACACCCGGTGGGCGACCCACGGAAAGCCCTCCGAGCAGAATGCCCATCCCCACCGGGCCGGCTCCTTGGTCGTGGTTCACAACGGAATTATCGAAAACTACCTCTCGTTGAAAAAGGGTTTGCAGTCCGAGGGGCGGGTTTTCACCTCCGATACCGATACCGAGGTGATCGTCCAGCTCGTCGATCACCTTTATCAAAAAGGAATGCCGCTGGAGCAGGCGGTCCGGACCGCCATTGAAAAGATGGTCGGAAGTTATGCGATCTGCCTGATCTCCGAGAAAGAGCCGGAGAAGATGATCGTTTTCCGGTCCGGCTGTCCGCTGGTGATCGGGGTGGGAGACAAAGAGTTTTTCGTCGCCTCCGATATCCCTGCTTTTTTGAGCCACACGCGCGAGGTGATCTTCTTGGAAGATGGGGAGCTGGCCGTCCTCTCCCGGAACGGCGCGGAGATCTCCGACCTCAAGGGAGCGCTCCTCTCAAAGAAGAGCCAGCATATCTCATGGGACCCGGTGATGGCCGAAAAGGGGGGCTATCGCCACTTCATGCAGAAAGAAATTCACGAGCAGCCGCGGGCGATCGTCGATACCATCCGCGGCCGCGTGGCGCAGGAGGCGGGGGAGGTTTACCTCGACGAGATCGGCTGGTCGGAGAGCGACCTTCAAAAATTCCGGCGGGCGATCCTCGTCGGTTGCGGCACCTCCTGGCATGCAGCGCTCGTCGGAAAATTTTTGATCGAATCGCTCTCCCATCTTCCGGTCGAGGTCGATATCGCGTCGGAGTTTCGCTACCGAAATCCCCGGCTCTTGGAGAACGATCTTCTGGTCGCGATCTCTCAATCGGGAGAGACGGCCGACACCCTGGCGGCGCTCAAGGAGGCGAAATCCAAAAAGGCCCGGACCCTCTCGATCTGCAACGTGGTCGGCAGCAGCATCAGCCGGGAGGCGGAGACCGTTTTCTACACCCATGCCGGTCCCGAAATCTCCGTCGCCTCGACGAAGGCTTTCACCACCCAATTGACCGCATTGACCCTGTTGGCGATTTATCTCGGCCGTAAACGGGGAGTTCTTCCGGAAGAAGAAGGAAAGCGGTTGATCCATGCCCTCGTCCATCTTCCGAAGCAGATCGAGGAACTCCTCCGGCACGAAGAGCGGATCGCGGCGATCGCGAAGCACTTCTTCCGGCACCGCGACTTCCTCTACCTCGGCCGGGGGATCCAGTACCCGGTCGCCTTGGAGGGGGCGCTCAAGTTGAAGGAGATTTCCTATATCCATGCGGAAGGCTATCCGGCGGGTGAGATGAAACATGGCCCGATCGCCCTGATCGACGAGAACATGCCGGTGGTCATTCTGGCGCCGAAGGACGACGTTTACGATAAGATCGTCAACAACGTGATGGAGGTGAAGGCGCGCGGCGGGATCATCATCGCTTTTGCGGAAGAAGGGGACAGCGAACTGGCCTCCCTGGCCGATGAGATTTTCTATGTCCCGAAGATTCATCCCCACGTCAGCCCGATTTTGATGACGATCCCGCTCCAGTCGCTGGCGTATCATATCGCCGTGCTGCGGGGGAGCGACGTCGACCAGCCGAGAAATCTGGCGAAAAGCGTGACGGTGGAATAA